The Streptomyces camelliae genome window below encodes:
- a CDS encoding FdhF/YdeP family oxidoreductase, which produces MATKPPKGDPVQDAPQVAEPKHAAAGLPAIGHTLRIAQQQMGVRRTMLTLLQVNQKKGFDCPGCAWPEPDHRHTFEFCENGAKAVAEEATLRRVTPEFFAAHPVADLAGRSGYWLGQQGRLTHPMYLPEGGTHYEPVTWERAFDIVAEEIAALGSPDEAVFYTSGRTSNEAAFLYQLFARELGTNNLPDCSNMCHESSGSALSETIGIGKGSVLLEDLHQADLIIVAGQNPGTNHPRMLSALEKAKANGAKIISVNPLPEAGLGRFKNPQTPQGLLEGAALTDLFLQIRIGGDQALFRLLNKLVLETDGAVDEEFVREHTHGFEEFAEAARAADWDETLRATGLTRAEIEQALGMALASQRTIVCWAMGLTQHKHAVPTIREVVNFLLLRGNIGRPGAGVCPVRGHSNVQGDRTMGIFERPAPAFLDALEKEFGFAPPRAHGFDVVRAIRALRDGEAKVFFAMGGNFVSASPDTEVTEAAMRRARLTVHVSTKLNRSHVVTGARALILPTLGRTERDLQAGGEQFVTVEDSMGMVHASRGRLAPASPRLRSEPAIICGLARRVLGEDSVVPWEEFEKDYATIRDRIARVVPGFQDFNARVARPGGFALPHAPRDERRFPTATGKANFTAAPVEYPELPEGRLLLQTLRSHDQYNTTIYGLDDRYRGITGGRRVVLVHPEDARTLGFAEGSYVDLVSEWKDGVERRAPGFRVVHYPTTRGCAAAYYPETNVLVPLDATADTSNTPASKSVVVRLEDHTGSTVGRLEQSATD; this is translated from the coding sequence ATGGCGACGAAGCCGCCCAAGGGTGATCCGGTTCAGGACGCGCCGCAGGTCGCGGAGCCGAAGCACGCGGCCGCGGGGCTGCCTGCCATCGGCCACACGCTGCGCATCGCCCAGCAGCAGATGGGTGTGCGGCGCACCATGCTGACGCTGCTGCAGGTGAACCAGAAGAAGGGGTTCGACTGCCCGGGCTGCGCCTGGCCGGAGCCCGACCACCGGCACACGTTCGAGTTCTGCGAGAACGGTGCGAAGGCGGTGGCCGAGGAGGCCACCTTGCGCCGGGTCACGCCGGAGTTCTTCGCCGCGCACCCCGTCGCCGATCTGGCCGGCCGCAGCGGCTACTGGCTGGGACAGCAGGGGCGGCTCACGCACCCCATGTATCTCCCCGAGGGCGGCACGCACTACGAGCCGGTCACCTGGGAGCGTGCCTTCGACATCGTCGCCGAGGAGATCGCCGCCCTCGGCTCCCCCGACGAGGCCGTCTTCTACACCTCGGGCCGCACCAGCAACGAGGCCGCGTTCCTGTACCAGCTCTTCGCGCGCGAGCTGGGCACGAACAACCTGCCGGACTGCTCCAACATGTGCCACGAGTCGTCCGGCTCGGCGCTCAGCGAGACCATCGGCATCGGCAAGGGCAGCGTCCTGCTGGAGGACCTCCACCAGGCCGACCTGATCATCGTCGCGGGCCAGAACCCCGGCACGAACCATCCCCGGATGCTCTCCGCGCTGGAGAAGGCCAAGGCGAACGGCGCGAAGATCATCAGCGTCAATCCGCTGCCCGAGGCCGGCCTGGGGCGGTTCAAGAACCCGCAGACCCCGCAGGGCCTGCTGGAGGGCGCCGCCCTCACCGACCTGTTCCTGCAGATCCGCATCGGCGGCGATCAGGCGCTCTTCCGGCTCCTCAACAAGCTCGTCCTGGAGACGGACGGCGCGGTCGACGAGGAGTTCGTCCGCGAGCACACGCACGGCTTCGAGGAGTTCGCCGAGGCCGCCCGCGCCGCCGACTGGGACGAGACCCTCAGGGCGACCGGCCTCACGCGCGCGGAGATCGAGCAGGCGCTCGGCATGGCGCTCGCCTCGCAGCGCACGATCGTCTGCTGGGCCATGGGCCTGACCCAGCACAAGCACGCGGTGCCGACCATCCGCGAGGTGGTCAACTTTCTGCTGCTGCGCGGCAACATCGGCCGTCCGGGCGCGGGCGTGTGCCCGGTGCGCGGCCACTCCAACGTGCAGGGCGACCGCACGATGGGCATCTTCGAGCGGCCGGCCCCGGCCTTCCTGGACGCGCTGGAGAAGGAGTTCGGCTTCGCGCCGCCGCGCGCGCACGGCTTCGACGTCGTACGGGCCATCCGCGCGCTGCGCGACGGAGAGGCGAAGGTGTTCTTCGCCATGGGCGGCAACTTCGTCTCCGCCTCCCCCGACACCGAGGTCACCGAGGCCGCGATGCGGCGCGCGCGGCTGACCGTGCACGTGTCGACCAAGCTCAACCGCTCGCACGTGGTCACCGGCGCGCGGGCGCTGATCCTGCCCACGCTGGGCCGCACCGAGCGGGATCTCCAGGCCGGCGGCGAGCAGTTCGTGACCGTCGAGGACTCGATGGGCATGGTGCACGCCTCGCGCGGGCGGCTCGCGCCCGCGAGCCCGCGGCTGCGCTCCGAGCCCGCGATCATCTGCGGCCTCGCGCGCCGGGTGCTGGGCGAGGACAGCGTCGTGCCGTGGGAGGAGTTCGAGAAGGACTACGCGACGATCCGTGACCGCATCGCGCGCGTGGTCCCCGGTTTCCAGGACTTCAACGCGCGCGTGGCCCGCCCCGGAGGGTTCGCGCTGCCGCACGCCCCGCGCGACGAGCGCCGTTTCCCGACGGCCACGGGCAAGGCGAACTTCACGGCGGCGCCGGTGGAGTATCCCGAACTGCCCGAGGGCCGGCTGCTGCTGCAGACCCTGCGCTCGCACGACCAGTACAACACCACGATCTACGGCCTCGACGACCGCTACCGGGGCATCACGGGCGGCCGCCGGGTGGTGCTGGTGCATCCCGAGGACGCCCGGACGCTCGGGTTCGCCGAGGGGTCGTACGTCGACCTGGTCAGTGAGTGGAAGGACGGCGTGGAGCGGCGCGCGCCCGGCTTCCGTGTCGTGCACTATCCGACGACCCGGGGCTGCGCGGCGGCCTACTACCCCGAGACGAACGTCCTGGTCCCGCTGGACGCCACCGCCGACACCAGCAACACCCCGGCCAGCAAGTCCGTCGTCGTACGTCTCGAAGATCACACCGGGAGCACGGTGGGCCGTCTGGAACAATCGGCGACCGACTGA
- the polA gene encoding DNA polymerase I gives MAETASKKTDKTPGGTRPRLMLMDGHSLAYRAFFALPAENFTTATGQPTNAIYGFASMLANTLRDEAPTHFAVAFDVSRKTWRAERFTEYKANRSKTPDEFKGQVELIGELLDAMHAPRFAVEGFEADDVIATLATQAEAAGFEVLIVTGDRDSFQLVTENITVLYPTKGVSELTRFTPEKVFEKYGLTPAQYPDFAALRGDPSDNLPGIPGVGEKTAAKWINQFGSFAELVERVEEVKGKAGQNLRDHLESVKLNRVLTELEREVELPKAVADLERAPYDRKAVAMVLDTLEIRNPSLRERLYAVDPGSEEAETTPVAAEGVEIDGAVLGTGELAPWLTEHADRPLGVATVDTWALGTGSVAEVALAAPGGAAAWFDPAELDEADENAFAAWLAGADRPKVFHNAKGAMRVFAEHGWSVEGVTMDTALAAYLVKPGRRSFDLDALSLEYLHRELAPAAAADGQLAFGADDGAEAEALMIKARAVLDLGEAFEARLAEVGAADLLRDMELPTSALLARMERHGIAADRAHLETMEQTFAGAVQQAVKEAHAAAGHEFNLGSPKQLQEVLFGELALPRTKKTKTGYTTDADALAWLATQTDNELPVIMLRHREQAKLRVTVEGLIKTIAGDGRIHTTFNQTVAATGRLSSTDPNLQNIPVRTDEGRAIRRGFVVGEGFESLMTADYSQIELRVMAHLSEDEGLIEAFTSGEDLHTTAASQVFGVEPAAVDAEMRRKIKAMSYGLAYGLSAFGLSQQLNIDAGEARALMDAYFERFGGVRDYLRRAVDEARATGYTATLFGRRRYLPDLNSDNRQRREAAERMALNAPIQGTAADIVKIAMLKVDSALRAADLKSRMLLQVHDEIVLEIAPGERQATEEIVRREMTNAVHLKAPLDVSVGAGEDWESAAH, from the coding sequence GTGGCAGAGACAGCATCGAAGAAGACCGACAAGACCCCCGGCGGCACCCGTCCCCGGCTGATGCTCATGGACGGGCACTCGCTGGCCTACCGCGCGTTCTTCGCGCTGCCCGCGGAGAACTTCACCACCGCGACCGGCCAGCCGACGAACGCGATCTACGGCTTCGCGTCGATGCTTGCCAACACCCTGCGTGACGAGGCGCCCACGCACTTCGCGGTCGCCTTCGACGTCTCGCGCAAGACCTGGCGCGCCGAGCGCTTCACCGAGTACAAGGCGAACCGCTCCAAGACCCCGGACGAGTTCAAGGGCCAGGTCGAGCTGATCGGCGAGCTGCTCGACGCGATGCACGCGCCGCGCTTCGCCGTCGAGGGCTTCGAGGCGGACGACGTCATCGCCACCCTCGCCACGCAGGCCGAGGCCGCGGGCTTCGAGGTGCTGATCGTCACCGGCGACCGCGACTCCTTCCAGCTGGTCACCGAGAACATCACGGTGCTCTACCCGACGAAGGGCGTCTCGGAGCTGACCCGGTTCACTCCGGAGAAGGTTTTCGAGAAGTACGGCTTGACCCCCGCCCAGTACCCGGACTTCGCGGCCCTGCGTGGCGACCCGTCCGACAACCTCCCCGGCATCCCCGGCGTCGGCGAGAAGACCGCCGCGAAGTGGATCAACCAGTTCGGCTCCTTCGCCGAGCTGGTCGAGCGCGTCGAGGAGGTCAAGGGCAAGGCCGGGCAGAACCTCCGCGACCACCTGGAGTCGGTCAAGCTCAACCGCGTCCTGACCGAGCTGGAGCGCGAGGTCGAGCTGCCGAAGGCGGTCGCCGACCTGGAGCGCGCGCCGTACGACCGCAAGGCCGTCGCGATGGTCCTGGACACCCTGGAGATCCGCAACCCGTCCCTGCGCGAGCGGCTCTACGCCGTCGACCCCGGCTCCGAGGAGGCCGAGACCACCCCGGTCGCGGCGGAGGGCGTGGAGATCGACGGGGCGGTCCTGGGCACCGGCGAGCTGGCCCCCTGGCTCACCGAGCACGCCGACCGGCCCCTGGGCGTCGCCACGGTCGACACCTGGGCGCTGGGCACCGGCTCGGTCGCCGAGGTCGCCCTCGCCGCGCCCGGGGGAGCGGCCGCCTGGTTCGACCCGGCCGAGCTGGACGAGGCCGACGAGAACGCGTTCGCGGCCTGGCTGGCCGGCGCCGACCGCCCCAAGGTGTTCCACAACGCCAAGGGCGCCATGCGCGTCTTCGCCGAGCACGGCTGGAGCGTCGAGGGCGTGACGATGGACACCGCGCTCGCCGCCTACCTGGTCAAGCCGGGCCGCCGCTCCTTCGACCTGGACGCGCTGTCCCTGGAGTACCTGCACCGCGAGCTGGCCCCCGCCGCCGCGGCCGACGGCCAGCTCGCCTTCGGCGCGGACGACGGCGCCGAGGCCGAAGCACTGATGATCAAGGCCCGCGCGGTCCTCGACCTGGGCGAGGCCTTCGAGGCCCGCCTGGCGGAGGTCGGCGCGGCCGACCTGCTGCGCGACATGGAGCTGCCCACCTCCGCCCTGCTCGCCCGCATGGAGCGCCACGGCATCGCCGCCGACCGCGCGCACCTGGAGACGATGGAGCAGACCTTCGCGGGCGCCGTCCAGCAGGCCGTGAAGGAGGCCCACGCCGCCGCCGGCCACGAGTTCAACCTGGGCTCGCCCAAGCAGCTCCAGGAGGTCCTCTTCGGCGAGCTGGCCCTGCCCAGGACCAAGAAGACCAAGACCGGCTACACCACGGACGCCGACGCCCTGGCCTGGCTCGCCACCCAGACCGACAACGAACTGCCGGTCATCATGCTCCGCCACCGCGAGCAGGCGAAGCTGCGCGTCACGGTCGAGGGCCTGATCAAGACGATCGCGGGCGACGGCCGTATCCACACCACCTTCAACCAGACGGTGGCCGCGACCGGCCGCCTGTCCTCCACGGACCCGAACCTGCAGAACATCCCGGTGCGCACCGACGAGGGCCGGGCGATCCGCCGGGGCTTCGTGGTCGGCGAGGGCTTCGAGTCGCTCATGACCGCCGACTACAGCCAGATCGAGCTGCGCGTGATGGCCCACCTCTCCGAGGACGAGGGCCTGATCGAGGCGTTCACCTCCGGCGAGGACCTGCACACCACGGCCGCCTCCCAGGTGTTCGGTGTCGAGCCCGCCGCCGTGGACGCCGAGATGCGCCGCAAGATCAAGGCCATGTCGTACGGCCTGGCCTACGGCCTGTCCGCCTTCGGCCTCTCCCAGCAGCTGAACATCGACGCGGGAGAGGCGCGCGCCCTGATGGACGCGTACTTCGAGCGCTTCGGCGGGGTCCGGGACTATCTGCGCCGCGCGGTCGACGAGGCACGGGCGACGGGCTACACCGCGACCCTCTTCGGCCGCCGCCGCTACCTCCCGGACCTCAACAGCGACAACCGCCAGCGCCGCGAGGCGGCCGAGCGCATGGCCCTCAACGCGCCCATCCAGGGCACGGCGGCGGACATCGTGAAGATCGCCATGCTCAAGGTGGACAGCGCGCTGCGCGCGGCCGACCTGAAGTCCCGCATGCTCCTGCAGGTCCACGACGAAATCGTCCTGGAGATCGCCCCCGGCGAGCGCCAGGCCACGGAGGAGATCGTCCGCCGTGAAATGACCAACGCCGTCCACCTCAAGGCCCCCCTGGACGTCTCGGTGGGCGCGGGCGAGGACTGGGAGTCGGCGGCGCACTAG
- a CDS encoding DUF4184 family protein — MPFTLSHAAAVLPAVRRDGTGHGPLLPAVLVAGSFAPDMPFYAASVLPGGMEFGAVTHAFAGVVTVDVLIAWVLVGLWLLVREPLLALLPRPWQGRPAELLRCGAARARVRAAAVGWWYVCAVLGALTHVVWDAFTHDGRWGTRLIPAIERDRLLGVPLFTWLQYGSSVAGAAVVAVFVVRALRRLPGREQVGVPVLSVRDRWWAGAVIGGCAVAGAVQRVAAEGAGGGGPVRLWDLVPALCFGAGAGLVPGLLLYAAGVRVWRRSPAPPAGHGGPGEQVAADEGRSAARAR; from the coding sequence TTGCCGTTCACACTCAGCCATGCGGCGGCCGTCCTGCCCGCGGTCCGCCGGGACGGGACCGGCCACGGCCCGCTGCTGCCGGCGGTGCTCGTCGCGGGCTCCTTCGCGCCCGACATGCCCTTCTATGCGGCGAGTGTCCTGCCCGGTGGGATGGAATTCGGCGCGGTCACGCACGCGTTCGCCGGAGTCGTCACGGTCGACGTGCTCATCGCCTGGGTGCTGGTGGGGCTGTGGCTGCTGGTCCGGGAACCGCTGCTCGCACTGCTGCCCCGGCCCTGGCAGGGGCGGCCGGCGGAGCTGCTGCGCTGCGGTGCGGCACGCGCGCGCGTGCGGGCCGCCGCGGTGGGGTGGTGGTACGTCTGCGCGGTGCTGGGCGCGCTGACCCACGTGGTGTGGGACGCGTTCACGCACGACGGGCGGTGGGGGACGCGGCTGATTCCGGCCATCGAGCGGGACCGGCTGCTGGGCGTGCCGCTGTTCACGTGGCTGCAGTACGGCTCGTCCGTGGCGGGCGCGGCCGTGGTCGCGGTGTTCGTCGTACGGGCGCTACGGCGGCTGCCGGGCCGGGAGCAGGTGGGGGTGCCGGTGCTGTCCGTGCGGGACCGGTGGTGGGCCGGTGCGGTCATCGGCGGTTGTGCGGTGGCCGGGGCGGTGCAGCGGGTGGCCGCGGAGGGGGCGGGCGGGGGCGGTCCGGTCCGGCTATGGGATCTGGTGCCGGCCCTGTGCTTCGGGGCGGGCGCGGGGCTGGTCCCTGGGCTGCTGCTGTATGCCGCCGGGGTCAGGGTGTGGCGTCGGAGCCCGGCTCCGCCGGCCGGTCATGGGGGTCCCGGTGAGCAGGTCGCCGCAGATGAGGGGCGGTCGGCCGCTCGCGCTCGCTGA
- a CDS encoding lytic transglycosylase domain-containing protein, which translates to MAAHFGKRLRKGAATTAVAAAAVAALSASQAPGAAGQDHGRQTTAGASTPVPGTASDGNATGNSPYYTDLPPLNSPNPSPSPSSSPTAGAPAAQGDTEAGIPATVLDAYKKAEAELRSSKPGCNLPWQLLAAIGKVESGQADGGRVTADGTTLTPILGPVLDGNGFALIKDTDHGEYDGSAEYDRAVGPMQFIPSTWAWAGRDGNGDGKKDPNNVYDAALAAGHYLCRNGWDLSHEDDLHSAILSYNNSQDYLNTVLSWLEYYRKGTHSVPDGSGSVPSHRSDDGTKHAQAPTPTPSDPPKNTPAPKPDPKPGKPGGGSGSPTPTPPKPPAPTPSPTPTDTVDHLQDAGTAQLTTMAGHAFTERISTRAETKAGKSVAKVRIRFMISGDTDATFTGGETVATVVTDAQGVALAPALQAGEKTGAFKVTAAVVGRLVKGVDYPATVTARAADALARTSDTPLTCTPGGEFADQVQVKATYKGAVADKVAATAALIKSDTDATENDKGPYFKDADGKPVRTLTGLTTDDKGLLTLPKLYADDTTGTFLLRITTTGGATLTVELKVAAADTSPSPSPSPSPSS; encoded by the coding sequence ATGGCGGCGCATTTCGGCAAGCGGCTGCGCAAGGGGGCGGCGACCACCGCCGTGGCCGCGGCAGCGGTCGCGGCTCTGTCCGCGTCCCAGGCTCCGGGAGCGGCCGGCCAGGACCACGGCAGACAGACGACGGCCGGCGCCTCCACCCCCGTACCGGGCACGGCCTCCGACGGCAACGCCACCGGCAACTCGCCGTACTACACGGACCTGCCGCCGCTGAACAGCCCCAACCCCAGCCCGAGCCCCAGCTCCTCGCCGACCGCCGGTGCCCCGGCCGCCCAGGGCGACACCGAGGCCGGCATCCCGGCGACCGTCCTCGACGCCTACAAGAAGGCCGAGGCCGAACTGCGCTCCTCCAAGCCCGGCTGCAACCTGCCCTGGCAACTGCTCGCGGCCATCGGCAAGGTCGAGTCCGGCCAGGCCGACGGCGGCCGGGTCACCGCCGACGGCACCACGCTGACCCCCATCCTGGGCCCCGTCCTCGACGGCAACGGCTTCGCCCTCATCAAGGACACCGACCACGGGGAGTACGACGGCAGCGCCGAGTACGACCGGGCCGTCGGCCCGATGCAGTTCATCCCGTCGACCTGGGCCTGGGCCGGCCGCGACGGCAACGGCGACGGTAAGAAGGACCCCAACAACGTCTACGACGCCGCCCTCGCCGCCGGTCACTACCTGTGCCGCAACGGCTGGGACCTCTCGCACGAGGACGACCTGCACAGCGCGATCCTCAGCTACAACAACTCGCAGGACTACCTGAACACGGTCCTGAGCTGGCTGGAGTACTACCGCAAGGGCACCCACTCCGTGCCCGACGGCTCCGGCAGCGTGCCCAGCCACCGCAGCGACGACGGCACCAAGCACGCCCAGGCGCCGACGCCGACGCCTTCGGACCCGCCGAAGAACACGCCCGCTCCGAAGCCGGACCCGAAGCCCGGCAAGCCCGGCGGCGGGAGCGGGAGCCCCACCCCGACCCCGCCGAAGCCGCCCGCCCCGACGCCCTCGCCGACGCCCACCGACACGGTGGACCACCTGCAGGACGCGGGCACGGCCCAGCTCACCACGATGGCCGGCCACGCCTTCACCGAGCGGATCTCCACCCGCGCCGAGACCAAGGCCGGCAAGTCCGTGGCCAAGGTGCGGATCCGGTTCATGATCAGCGGCGACACCGACGCCACGTTCACCGGCGGCGAGACCGTGGCCACGGTCGTCACCGACGCCCAGGGCGTCGCCCTCGCCCCCGCGCTCCAGGCGGGCGAGAAGACCGGCGCCTTCAAGGTCACCGCGGCCGTCGTGGGCCGCCTGGTCAAGGGCGTGGACTACCCGGCCACCGTCACCGCACGCGCCGCCGACGCCCTGGCCCGCACCAGCGACACCCCGCTGACCTGCACCCCCGGCGGCGAGTTCGCCGACCAGGTCCAGGTGAAGGCGACGTACAAGGGCGCCGTCGCGGACAAGGTCGCCGCCACCGCCGCCCTGATCAAGTCGGACACCGACGCCACGGAGAACGACAAGGGCCCCTACTTCAAGGACGCCGACGGCAAGCCCGTACGCACCCTCACCGGCCTCACCACCGACGACAAGGGCCTGCTCACGCTGCCGAAGCTGTACGCCGACGACACCACCGGCACCTTCCTGCTCCGGATCACCACCACCGGCGGCGCGACGCTCACCGTCGAGCTGAAGGTCGCCGCCGCCGACACCTCGCCGAGCCCGTCCCCGAGCCCGTCCCCCTCGTCCTGA
- a CDS encoding SPW_0924 family protein — protein sequence MRALIAAATGLALALALVLAMTAMGTPTGGTSPKPLLTTVPAHP from the coding sequence ATGCGCGCCCTGATCGCCGCCGCGACCGGTCTCGCCCTCGCCCTCGCCCTGGTCCTGGCGATGACCGCCATGGGCACGCCGACGGGCGGGACGTCCCCCAAGCCGCTGCTGACGACGGTGCCCGCGCACCCGTAG
- a CDS encoding DUF3068 domain-containing protein: MRRKASLVLLACAVFCAALSPLMRWYAFPRLARIPANQYQDMVLEAKDATLLDYGTMRAKKVPEVTIVQTLKGNVEAAKKIEKTAGRPVVVWDSLSYVQGPDGKMVSKVPERYIFDAHTQDPVHATGETVDGDPVTRQGIEFKWPFLTQKRDYEYFDAQTRTTSPIHYKGTRTFRGLTVYCFEQTVPWTKVPMPKTMPVQGITPETVAKTGTTRWYSTVRTFWVEPVTGAPVYGEEDHKEELRGGTLLGSRDRVTAFAGDVKMREDYIEHTVALVEHNRTLVLLLTSYIPWGSLILGLLLLALSFYLEARSRHPEDPAPAEATEPEPVSA; the protein is encoded by the coding sequence ATGCGCCGCAAGGCAAGCCTGGTCCTGCTCGCCTGCGCCGTCTTCTGCGCGGCGCTGTCCCCGCTCATGCGCTGGTACGCCTTCCCGCGCCTGGCCAGGATCCCCGCGAACCAGTACCAGGACATGGTCCTGGAGGCCAAGGACGCCACTCTCCTCGACTACGGCACCATGCGGGCGAAGAAGGTCCCCGAGGTCACCATCGTGCAGACCCTCAAGGGGAACGTGGAGGCCGCGAAGAAGATCGAGAAGACCGCGGGGCGGCCCGTCGTCGTCTGGGACAGCCTGTCCTACGTCCAGGGCCCCGACGGCAAGATGGTCTCCAAGGTCCCCGAGCGCTACATCTTCGACGCCCACACCCAGGACCCCGTGCACGCCACCGGCGAGACGGTCGACGGCGACCCGGTCACCCGCCAGGGCATCGAGTTCAAGTGGCCCTTCCTGACGCAGAAGCGCGACTACGAGTACTTCGACGCGCAGACCCGCACCACCAGCCCCATCCACTACAAGGGCACCCGGACCTTCCGCGGCCTGACGGTCTACTGCTTCGAGCAGACCGTCCCCTGGACCAAGGTCCCCATGCCGAAGACCATGCCGGTCCAGGGCATCACACCGGAGACGGTCGCCAAGACCGGCACCACCCGCTGGTACAGCACGGTCCGCACGTTCTGGGTCGAGCCCGTCACCGGCGCGCCCGTCTACGGCGAGGAGGACCACAAGGAGGAACTGCGCGGGGGCACCCTCCTCGGCAGCCGGGACAGGGTCACGGCGTTCGCCGGGGACGTGAAGATGCGCGAGGACTACATCGAGCACACGGTCGCCCTGGTCGAACACAACCGCACCCTGGTCCTGCTGCTCACCTCGTACATCCCCTGGGGCTCGCTGATCCTGGGTCTGCTCCTCCTGGCTCTC